The genomic region AGTTCACACTTGATCCCTCTCCTCTCAAAGCATGTCAATCGTTGAAAGTGAATCGGAACTATTCTGGCATTCAGACATCGGTTGGTACACATCAAAGTGTTCATGAGGAGAGTTGCACCAATCTAAACTGAACTCACCGGATGGACAAAGTTGGTTGCTGTCACTTTGGTGCTGCTTGGCAGGCACCATTGTGGATCATCAACGCACATCACCTCGGAACAAGCCCCGCAAGTTTGGCCTTTGTTGAAGAGAGCGGTGCCTAGGGTTGTTGTTTCCAGCCCGTACCCTTGTTTGTTGAGATCTTTATATCCACCAGGTTCCATCTGATAATTACATGCATAAAATACAGAAAATTAAGGATAATGCTAGTGTCTCCCGAGGGGGACTTACTTGTCATCCCACCTACAATTAACGAACCTTTACTGTCCAAACATCATAATCAGAACAGTTCattctttttaggctttttagccaaaatggtttctaagatttgcataacacatcactttggtctctgagattgaaaatcaatagaaatggtctctgagattgttcATCATCCATTAAGTTTTCTGGAGCTCTTGAatggaagtttgggcaattttcaaagcttcataactcaatcgttctttaaccaaattcgacccataatatatcaaaatgaagatgggaaagtgttagaacaagattatacctatttggaagcccaatggttgccggagattgCCGGAAAATAGTGATTGGTCCGCTGGAAAACTCGACGGaaattgggtaaactttaaacgttcataacttcttcaatactgaaatcaagtgattcaaaaataaaaatcatacttctcaaggATATGAAGAGAATAGTACATTTTTCAACGGCTAATTCTCCGTGGTTTGTTCGACAAACGGCTCGAAAATGGCTAACTTGAGACCAAgacagccactttcgagccattttATGGCCAAAACACGGCAATTTAGCCACAAAAAAGGTACCATTGTCTTTGTCTTGTCGacaagtatgattttcgtttttgaatcactcaatttcattgagtattgaagaagttatgaacgtttaaagtttacccagtttccggcgagttttccagttttcccgcggaccagtcacctttcaggctattttcctaCCATCTCCAGCAATAATTGGGCTTCTAAATAGGTATAATTTTGTtatacactttcctatcttcattttgatatattttggatcgaatttggttaagaaacaattgagttatgaagctttgaaaattgcacaAACTTTCGGTCAAGAGCTCTGGGATACTTAACGAAGTTTTTAATGGAAGGACCGAAATAATGGATGTtggacaatctcatggaccatttctattgattttcaatcttagggaccaaagtgatgtgttatacaaatctcatggaccattttagctaaaaaacctTCTCTTTATCATCTAAAGATCATATCCGTCGTTGCCCCAACAATATTGTTCATGACCATATTGGCCATGACATaacacattcccctacaatttaTGTCTATGATGTTGGAATCTAAAACCTATATACCAGTATCTAAAGTAACGGACTTGATACATaagtttaatttataaaattagagGTCATTTTGGTAAATACGTTTTAGGTTCGACTTTTTTGAATATGAAGTTTGATGTCAAATTATGCCTTATTCATTGTGGGGCTAGGTAAGTTCACGCTCTTTCAATATATCGTTgtgtaaaaaaatgaaaaaaataaaataaaacaagttacaAATTTCAACCTAATTCTGTATTGAGTAGTATCACTCGGACAATGATCCtttccggatcctctttgtgagaatccgGATGATCAATCAATATtatttgttcatcgtacatcgtgcgatcagttttcgttaagtactatttatatttaattttaaatttttgttaactTTTGGTTTCAAATCTTTGTTGTATATTTCATTGTAAACTTTACAAGAGTAAAAGGCAACTATAGAGAgccaaaaatagaaataaaagaagaaggCTAATAGCTACAACTCACTCCCAAATCAGTCCTAACAAGTGGACAAGACAAATATTAATAACAAGGAAAGCGGTTCCTAGAGACAAGGAAGAAAGATTGACAAAAGACCTAAGTAGGAATGACAAGGTATTTCCACAAGAGTAGGGTTGAGAAAATCACTTTAACCCATGACTTAGCTAGAGTGATGTTTTACGACCCATACTTGTGACCTATACAAGAATCGGTTTcaatacttttaaatttaaaataatttataatcatacgatgtacgatgaatgaacacGATTAATTGATTTCTGGATCCCCACAAAAAGAATCCGAAAATGATCCTATTTCATATCACTCAGGAcgcaaaaaatacaaatttcttTCAGGTGCTTGCATGTCATTGACGGACAAGCATTTGCATGAAAACAACAATTTGACCATTTGACCGAAAGACGTCCCAAAAACTGCGGCTCTCCATCAGCATCCTCCTTAAAATAGCATAACTATTGTGGAGGCTGCGAGCTAGCAAAATTAGGCATGGGATGATGGGAAAATTGATGGAGTTGTACGGTCATTTTTAGCAAACTAGACCAAATAAAACCCCTCTTAGGTCCTCTCATGGTCGCTCTCTCTTGCCGCTGCTCTTAGAGGCTGAGAGCTAGCAAAGCAAAACTGAACCGAACTGAACCAAATTAGCCCTACATCGTCACGTTACCCTTATCAAAGATTTAAACTACCTAGATTTTAACCACCACCTTCAAAAACTCCACATACAACCACGCAATGCCACGAGGTCGGACCTTCGCTACCATAATACTCACCATCTCTCTCCTGATCCTCGCGGTCTCGGCCAACTTGAGAGATCACATTCTTCATGTCAACCATGTTGACGCAACAAACGCCAATGCTAATCCCAATGATAAATCACAGGAAATAGCCAATGCCGCCGACCACATTGGCAAGGCCGTCAAGGGCATTGCCAACACCGCGAATAGCCTTCTCAATAACCTGGCCACCGCGTTGAAACCAAACACAGACAACTTCACCGAGTACCCTCGACCGGCGCTGGTCCAAGAGTTCCTCATGGCCCATAACGAGATCCGAAGGGAGGAGAAGATGAAGCCGTTGGTGTGGAACGACACGATGGCCCAGTTGGCGGAGGACTGGGCCATGAAGCAGGATCATCACGACTGTCAAATGCAGCATTCATCGTATCAAGGTATGGGGGAGAACTTGTTCTGGGCTTACAAAGCGCATTGGCTGCCGAGGGAGGCAGTGCATGACTGGGGACATGAGAAGGTGTACTACAACAAAGAAAAGCGCGAGTGCGAGCCAGATAAACCATGCGCACATTACACGCAGATTATATGGAAAGACACTGAACAAGTAGGATGCGCCCGACACAAATGCTCCAATGAAAATTTGCTAGTTGTTTGTGAATATTATCCTCCTGGAAATTGGGTCGGCATGGATCCCTTTAACCCAATCCCTTTATCTCAATTAGCTCATCATAACCTGTCGACCACGGCGCCATCACCACCAGCATCGTCTCTTTCTCGGCCGCCACCACCATCATCGTCTAATGGTGAGGCTTCAAATTCAGGTGGCAATCATATGATGAAACGAAAGGTAATTTTAATAACTTGACTTTAGGCTTAAGCATGATAACATCATTAGAAGGAGAATGAGAATCTAACTTCAATAGTAaagaaatggtttttttttttttttttttgtccacaGTGATAAGAAACTAAATTCTGGTATTGAATGCGATATTtaatcctttttcttcttttaaatgaATAGAGGATTAGACGAAATTAATCGTTACAAGAAATATATAACTTTTGTTGTTGCTATTTTACTTGATCCTCCGaagataatttattatttttttttcaaacgatagattttgttagattagtcaccacTCCTACCATCATGTAAAGACTAATTATCTTCTCACCACTGTAGTAAAGAGTTACTTGTATTTTGCGAAGATAATTAACTTGTTGCTATTCTACTCTTTAGGGTAATAAGGGTGGGGGTCATCATGTGCCACGTGGACAAAATGGACAAGGTCAAGGTCAAAAGGGTAATCAAGCCCCAACTAATCAGGGACAAGGTCAAAAGGGTAATCAAGCCCCAAATAATCAGAGACACGGTCAAGGGTCTcatggtggcggtggcggtcACCATCGTCAACACTAGGGTTAGCCTAAACATCCGACCGCCACCACCTCCACTCCGATCATCTCAACCTTCATGTTCTAAATGTTGGCGTGGCATGCCTTTTCATACGAGCATCTAAGACGCTTATTTTATGGAGCGATTTTGGCATTTTTCTTTGGCCATTTGGAGTCGAAGATGAATATTTTGAAATTGTATCTGAAATCGTAGGAGGAGTAGAGTGCAGGCTAAACGAAGAGTGTTGAACTTACCTATCCTACTTTATTACATCAATGGTGTTATTCcttttatcatttttgttgGTAAGCGATGTTGTTCTTTTACAACCATGCGTAATATCATGTGTTTGTGGcccaaataattaaataacATGATGGATCTATATGTATATTTGTCACTTAAGGCTCTTTCACCACACATGATTTAATTGAAATGGAGAACTATCAAAATTTCAAGATATATTGAAAATAGAAGTGAATGGTTGTTCAAGGGGATTAGAAGACGATTAGCTATGAAGGATAgtcatcccttctaatcctaccGTTTTATGGAGGATTAGAATGAACAAGTCTTCCTTGTGAGTGATCCATCTTCTATCTTTTAGGTGatgataattttatattttctctctttagcattttaatttattaggtTACACATTTGAATCATGTATGTGTACCCAACAAGCCCTAAGAGACAAGCAGAGCGCTGATTAGATAAATATTGTACAATATAACATTACAAAAACCCTATTCTGAAGTGAAAACCTTGGCCTCTAACTGATAAGCTTTGGTAAAGAAGGAAGGCCAACACAGATATGTTGAAGAAATGCTGCTAACTGTAGTTGCACCAATCATAAAGTTCATCACAACAATCTGCAATTGAATGGCCTCCAGAGGGGAGGCTCCTCCCATTATGAGGCCAGTCATTGCACCGGGAAGCGAGATGAGGCCGACGGTTTTGGCATTGTCCAGAACTGGAGACAGAGAAATCACCAGAGCTCTCTTCACCTGCTGCATCGTTGCTTGGCGCGGCGTTGCGCCAAGAGCCAACGCTGTCTCTACCTGAAAAACAAAATCGGTAATCCAAGTCAGTTCATTGACATTGTTGccaattttcagatttccaacTGGAAAATGACTCGAACTAACTAAATATTTATCCATCTGCACATTACTATATCATGAACATTGGACAATATAATATGCAAGTCTAACTAGTAAATACTCTGAACACAAGGTTGGTCTCTTAGGGCCCGTCGAGAGTCGAGACTGCTTCTGTAGAAAATACTTATAATTCtccgaaaaaggaaaaaaacactTGGAAGTGTTTCCTAGTGTACTTTTAGTTATTTCTACCAAACAATGTCAGAAGAGCTTTTGGTTACATGAAAGCGCTTTTGGAAACAAGCAGTTAGTCTATGGAAAAATTATATGGAAAAGAAGAGACGGATTTGGTATCCATATGGTTTTCTTCAGGTAAGAAATTAACCTACCAGGTTCATTTGAGTTCGAATATCATCTCGAAGCCTCTTCATCGTAACCCCAGTTACCGTCATTGAATTTCCGACCATCATTCCTGCAACGGGTATAATATATCTTGGAGTGAAGGGGAACACTCTCATCACAAGAAGCAGAAACATTGTGATTGAAGTTCCAGCCAATATGGAAGCCCCAGCAACATACTTCCCTCTTGGGACATGCTTAGCCCTTTGCCCTGCTGTATAACCAGCAACAGTCACCTGCAGAGGCAACAATCACATAAAGATCATAAAGAAACTGCACCAATAATTATTACAATTTGATGTTGTAGCAATATAACGAGACGAGTACAAATAGAACCGATTATAAACTTTTAATAAgaaatagatatatatatatatatatatatatatatatatgaacactAATGAGAGTCAAGAAACAATAATGGATACTAAATCGTGTCATACATCCGGTTTATGTCACTCACGCTTGGATTTAATATAAAAGGTAGTTCAAAAGATGAAAGACGTATCTCTTTATTCTCGATCCTGATAtcaattctaaaaataagtgaTCATAATGTGACAGAGAGAACGGGACTCATGAAACACAATTACTTTTGTATCTAGATTTCTAAATTAAAGCAGAAGAAAAACAGAGGCCTCTGCTtctagaaaatttaaaaaaaattaaacaaacccAACAACATGCTTCAAAAGCTAAATTTAGGAAAGGGTATTGACTATTGAGGATTGACCAATCAATTgaattttctcggaaaccaaacacATGGCAAGAAAAGTTAGCACAAAAGAGACAATTACAAACCATGAAAAGGTAAGCCAGAACGATCCAAACGGCATTGTCCCGAGTAAAGATGAACTGAAGAACAAACCCGATAATCGAAAGCTGAACGAAGGCTCTACAAATGGAGTAAATCATCTCTCTACCCAAACCCAGCTTCTCCACGTATGACAAGGCAACCGCCAGGAACACCACCACCGTCGCCGCCAGCGGCTTCACCATGCCCTTGAGAAAGTCCACCATCCATGAGAAGTCCATGTTGGCCAGAAATTCAGGCAAGGAAACAAGAACCTGGTCGGCAAATAGGCCTTGTATGAAATTGGACTGTGCGATGTCTGTGTGGTTTTGCGCGGTGGCGGAGATGAGTGACGCCATTTGTGATAGTTGATACGAAATTCGGATATTGCGTGAAGAAATTAGTAATATGTGGattggagagagggagagagatagagTGAGGAAACGACCTCCCCCTGAAGTTCGAATGATGTGGTGGAGTTGACAACTCCAAGATTTTTTAAGAGAATATTTTCGCATGAAATTTTTTAGTATGATTGTCATCTCGTCGTCACGTATTTAAACATGGTGTAAATGTATTTTTTATGGGTGAATAGTGCAAATGTACTTTACTACGGGTCGATGCACTAAAAATATAAGAGTAGGACACATCTGTATTGGACGGTGTATCACCATTGTTGTCAGTTCGTTTAAAATATCATGGTATCAAAATTATGTTGTCCATTTTTTTACTAGtacgtacgttttaataattttatatgaCAGTTGTTAGCACTATGAATTGGAAGgttaacaaaattaatatggTCAATTTTTGATGGGCTCGACCTGACTAGCTTGCTCCGATCTAGCTAGCTGGGTTTGATTTAAGTAGCTTACTCCGATCTGACAAAGCCTTTCGTTTTGATTCGGATAGACTGAGCGCCACGTGTTGTGGGCATTTGGTCGTTCTAGGCATCCATGTGCCATGTTTTAGGGGCCTAAGGTTCATGGTCCCATAATCTGGATTGACCTGTCATCGGAATTTTGTGCTAGAAAGTTTCTAGGTTTGTCAATTGGCTTGAGCAGTCGGAAAGTACATTTTGTTTTTCGCTTGTCTCTTCTTATTGGTAGACAATCAAAGGCTATGAGTGGTCGCTTGCTAGCGGTCATTTTTCATTCTCATAGCGACGCTCGAGATTTCTTGAGCCAGTTTGCCGCCCCAATGTCTTGATCTTCTTATCCTTTACAGGGCTCTCTCCAAACCCATTTATTCGGCTAAAAAAACAATTACATATTATTTGAATGGGTTTAAAAGGACTATGAATAGGCAATTGACCCATTATCACACTAGTAAAAAGTTGTTGGgtttttatataataacatgagTTCAAACTCTATCTAtgattttgacgaaaaaaaaaaggactatGAATAGTGCGATTGTCTTTTTAATAAGGAGGAATTAGTCAGTattttaatcaataattaattttttattgggaCAAAGTTAGTCAATGATTAATTGAGAGTATTATTAAATTGTAATTCCGTATATTTTGTCACCGAATAGGATGGATTTGGGTACGGCCGTAACGAAAGGACAGGTAAGACTGGGAACTGGTTGTACTACAGCCAGGATATGTGTGGGACAACTGGGCGAGTGGTAAAGGCTGGCGGGGCCCGTGCTGCGTGGGTTGATGTGGCGGGGCCGATGAGAGGGGAGAGTTGATCAAGTCGGTGAGCTGCTGAGCCTGACTTTATTTTTGCATTAACATTGACAACGACATGGCATTGATCCCTCAATTCTTCCTATGTCACGTTTACTTGTTTAATATCCGAGGAACGGAGTTTCTTGGAGAATAAATTGTCACTTAAttatttagtgatatttttttattttataaataagaaattttagatttaatttttacaaaaagaaaatttaaaattacattattattagtttattatgaAACTTAAACCATCTTATTCtgttagtataaataatatcgcttgtaaaaaaatgtatttttatttcataattcctattgtttgaaaattaaaatgtcaAAGGTTAAAAATTGACAAATAATGCAATATTTTTAAGAGTAAGAAGGTGAATAATAAAATGCAATAGTTTTAGTCATTAATAATagaatgaatttttttctttcgaaaTAATAGAATgaaatggaaaaaagaaaaaaaaatgtgtgtatGCGTTCCAGGTGTTTTTGTAGATTATCTTTATTTTAAGAAAGTTTATTtctgtcacttagtactatggtctagtggtatttatctcacttgtaagtgaggaatcttaagttcaattattgccaaaagtaaatttgaatcacattattactagttcattttaaagttaaaccaagctcttttttcttttaatataaataatatagtttgttaaaaaaatttattttctaaaataaaattgCTGAGATCACCCCTGCCCGCTGTAGGGAGCATATCAAAGTTTCACTCAACTTTTTtacatataatattatatttggTTGGTCCCATTACCTAATTATTTGCACAAAGATCCATGTGAACGGGCCTCCAATTGTGACTTGACCAATTAGGAAGGAGTACGATTCCCTCTCTTCTTATTCTCAtttccttccttcttctctttttttatattgttttctGTCTTattttctctataaaaaaatcaatataagatgttgatgtgGTTAAACCATAACTATTCAAATaagaggggagggaaggggagagagattagaaggggagagaatcctcctccaatTAGGAAATCTTGGAAAAGGATCgtcgccggatccttttcctgaGGATTCCGTGATCCTAACCGTTTATCATACATTATGCGGTCAGTTTTctttaggtactatttatatttaattttaaattttgaatttagaaagatttctgatcgcacgatgtatgatgaatggtCACGATCACAGGAACCCTAGGATCCTTATGAAAAGGATCCAGCGAGAATCCTTATGAAAATGATTCGGCGAGAATCCTTCTCCGGAAATCTAAACACATTTGTTGTAATTGTCATGGTATGTTATTATACTTAGACGTGAATGCATTACATTATTAATATTGATGATGATATTATGGAGATATTATTAAAATATGGACGTACGAAGTTGCTAGCAGACATCatgaaattatacaatattGTAATTCAATGGTATTGTCATCTTAATGTATAATAACGTTATAACCTAATTTAGCATTCAACGTGTGAATTACAAGAAATGTAAAGTTACACTATAATCACTCAAATTTATATTCTAACTTTATACATTAATTGCAACATTATAACTAATTATACAGAATGACGTTGGTATTATTATAACAAGGTCCACCTTTACATTATAGACGTCATATTACACTGCAATTGTAAGATAGTTTATACTTGAACGTGATTGCATTACACTACCAAAAATGAAATTCTTACCATCTATGTGTATCACCATTTATATCATCTCTAATAAAGATGACATCCACCTTGTTGATGGACCCTACCTCTATTAAAGAGATGATATAAATGATAGTACATAGATAATAAGTGTAGCACTACCCATGTTCACATTAAATGATATCAACACTTTTTGTATTATATGCACAATTTGACAGTATTAGGTTTGAATGTCGTAAGAAGTTTTGTCCGATGTTTATTTAATATTGACGCTATCTTTatataagtttttttagtacatcgatatttttacactaaggtgAATGGGAGTTCGGCAAACCACACAATGTGCAACCTAagttggtatcgaattcgctatccacgagattcgagcctaagatctctcacttgcaagtgaagagaaatatcatcagACCATAGTAGTGAGTAGTATCTTAATATAAGTTTGATACACATAATATTTAAGAGAGAAtccaaataaaaagagaaatccAGAGAAAATCGAATATAATTTGTTGGGTGGATGACTTGTTTTAGGATTGGGTGCGTGGCTGATCTGTCTACTTGTACTCGAGCTGGTGTTTTATTATACATGTTGTTTGTATGGATTGAAGTTGTGAACAAGTATATAAGTTCAATTCTTTACGTCTCTTCAACCCGAACAATGAAAGGTATAGCTAACTCCTTGCACTCgaatattttacaaaaaaaaaaaaaaaaaaaaaaaaaacaaacttattAGTAATATTATtgttacttagtactacagtttagttGTATTCCTTTTTactattcacttgtaagtgagtgGTCGACAATGACGAATTTGAaacatattattgctagctcattgtgtagataatatatgttgttttaaaaaaacaagtaatattattatattaagcCCTTTATCTAAAGGGGTCTTCATTGTTTGATAGAAATGGGGTTCAATTATGAGACCCATTTTACATCCAACTTTAACGATCCAAACGATTTATTTTTAAGTTGCACTTCATTAATTATCCTTGCAAGATATtggcaaaattaaaaatgtttaaGGTATCTAATT from Pyrus communis chromosome 9, drPyrComm1.1, whole genome shotgun sequence harbors:
- the LOC137744884 gene encoding protein ALUMINUM SENSITIVE 3-like encodes the protein MRKYSLKKSWSCQLHHIIRTSGGGRFLTLSLSLSPIHILLISSRNIRISYQLSQMASLISATAQNHTDIAQSNFIQGLFADQVLVSLPEFLANMDFSWMVDFLKGMVKPLAATVVVFLAVALSYVEKLGLGREMIYSICRAFVQLSIIGFVLQFIFTRDNAVWIVLAYLFMVTVAGYTAGQRAKHVPRGKYVAGASILAGTSITMFLLLVMRVFPFTPRYIIPVAGMMVGNSMTVTGVTMKRLRDDIRTQMNLVETALALGATPRQATMQQVKRALVISLSPVLDNAKTVGLISLPGAMTGLIMGGASPLEAIQLQIVVMNFMIGATTVSSISSTYLCWPSFFTKAYQLEAKVFTSE
- the LOC137744885 gene encoding STS14 protein-like isoform X2, with amino-acid sequence MPRGRTFATIILTISLLILAVSANLRDHILHVNHVDATNANANPNDKSQEIANAADHIGKAVKGIANTANSLLNNLATALKPNTDNFTEYPRPALVQEFLMAHNEIRREEKMKPLVWNDTMAQLAEDWAMKQDHHDCQMQHSSYQGMGENLFWAYKAHWLPREAVHDWGHEKVYYNKEKRECEPDKPCAHYTQIIWKDTEQVGCARHKCSNENLLVVCEYYPPGNWVGMDPFNPIPLSQLAHHNLSTTAPSPPASSLSRPPPPSSSNGEASNSGGNHMMKRKGNKGGGHHVPRGQNGQGQGQKGNQAPNNQRHGQGSHGGGGGHHRQH
- the LOC137744885 gene encoding uncharacterized protein isoform X1; this encodes MPRGRTFATIILTISLLILAVSANLRDHILHVNHVDATNANANPNDKSQEIANAADHIGKAVKGIANTANSLLNNLATALKPNTDNFTEYPRPALVQEFLMAHNEIRREEKMKPLVWNDTMAQLAEDWAMKQDHHDCQMQHSSYQGMGENLFWAYKAHWLPREAVHDWGHEKVYYNKEKRECEPDKPCAHYTQIIWKDTEQVGCARHKCSNENLLVVCEYYPPGNWVGMDPFNPIPLSQLAHHNLSTTAPSPPASSLSRPPPPSSSNGEASNSGGNHMMKRKGNKGGGHHVPRGQNGQGQGQKGNQAPTNQGQGQKGNQAPNNQRHGQGSHGGGGGHHRQH